The Metarhizium brunneum chromosome 3, complete sequence DNA window ATGTGTGAACATTTGAAGTAGTGCTGGTTTAGAACTTTAGAAGTTAGCACCTGTCGCCCCACTCTTTTCGCCCTACACACCCCTCCACTTTGTGGCAAGGCTCGTAGAGTGCCTTAGCTGTATATAGGCAAACGCAACCACGATCAATCATCCTTGTCTTGAACTGTCTTCCACATCACTACATAAAATGTACCCTTACATTTAATTGatttctctctctctctctctctctctctctctctctctctctctctctctagTACCAGCACCGTCACGATGTCACACATCACCCAGGCCAACCAAGGCCTGGCTGCAGCCGAAGCCCAAAACTGGGATgaggccatcaccaagctcTCCAAAGCTCTCCAAAGCTCTACCAACCCAGCATGGCTCCTCGCGCGGTCCAAAGCTCTCGTCAACGTCAAACGCTATGAGGAagccctcgacgacgccaacctTGCCTTCCACAAATCTTATGAGCGAAATAAGCGAGACTTGATGATTGACGCCCACTACCGTCGAGCAGTCGCCTACTTCCGCCTGGGGCAGTACGCCAATGCCGACTGCTGTGCCATCTATGCCATGCGTCTGGTTAAGGGCCATGCGGCACTGGAAAAGGAAGATGTCAGGGCCGCTAATTCTGACCACGACGGGTTCTGGAAACCAACTGCCGCGGACGCAATGGCGGAAGCTCGCGAGGACCCCTTCAACCAGACTAAGCCGGAGGGAGCAATGTCTGCTCAACCGGCACATGTCGGTGACTGGCGGCGAGCAAGCACCCTTCGTATTCAGGCCCTCGCTGCCATGAAGAAGTTGCCTGCTGATGACGAGGCCCGGCAGGCGACGGCCCCTTTGGTGCCAGAGCGCAAGGAGCTTGCTGCTTTGAAGGCggacgacaaggacatggagggcacCACGAAGAATGATGTTGCAGCACAGAAACCCGCCATCCCTAGCGATGCCCCTCTTCGTTTGCAGGACTTTCAAACCAACACCGCCATGTCCGTGTCCATCTTCAGCAAAGGCGtcgacaaggagaagcttcAGGTCAAGTTTCTCCCAGAGTCTGTCCACTTAAACCCTCTCGTCTACCCTAACGGCGATGAGAAGGAATTTCTGCTCGAAACTTTTGCCGAAATCGAGCCATCTAGCTCGGGGTACACCGTCACCCCCAGCAAAGTCGAGCTACGCCTAGTCAAAAAGTTGCCGGGAAAGTGGTCACGAGTCACGAAGGAGTCGCCAGGGACCAAGGAAGCTACAGAAAAGGACGAGGAGTATGTTGTACTTGTTTCCCCCCGTACCGCTTCCCCGTGAACATGAAGGCTAAATTGGACAACGAGTAGGTCACAAGCCCTCAAAGACGCCAGACGGCGAGCCAtggacgaggcagatgccaagaccaaggatgAGAAACCTACAGCGGCAACTACCCAACCTGAAGCcagcaaggtcaaggccaCGACTGATTCTGGCCCCGCCTATCCGTCTTCGTCTCGCACTGGTCCCAAGAATTGGGACAAGATCGgagcagatgaagatgaggaagaagagactgGCCCGAATGACTTCTTCAAGAAGCTGTTCAAGGGTGCGACTCCAGACCAGCAGAGGGCCATGACGAAGAGCTTCGTTGAGAGCAACGGCACGAGTTTAAGTACGGACTGGAGTGATGTCGGGAGCCGGACGGTGGAGACGATTGCTCCAGAGGGGGTTGAGGCAAAGAAGTGGTAATTGAAAAGGAGCAGAAATATGGGAGACAATATGGGGGGAACacgatgaaaaaaaagaaagaaaagcaaTGGCGAGGGCGTAGATTGTTGGAGTACCGGTAATTGCTTGGCTTCACAATTTAGGTAGTCTATGGGTTGTGATGCCGATCACATGCACGTAATATCATTCTCGTTGTCCGCCAGCCTCCGCCTTTCCGTCTTTTACCTAAAAGACACCTAGAACGGACTTGCTTGAGAGAGAATGGACtggtttttgttttttaCAGCAGGGGCTCTATTTATTATCTTGGCGTATAAATGCTATTGTTCTACGTATGCATGTTTCTATACTGACCTTTCGTCTGGGATCTATATCGAACTTTGTCCTCACACTACATCTACACAGCAATGACAGCTATTTCTGCCCGTATACACCCACGACCCCCGTCTTCCCGACGGTAAAGGGGCCATTGGAAAGCCTCAGCACGGCCCGTCAACCTCCCTCACCCTCCTCACCACGTCCTGCCACCACGCACTGCGGCGCAGCTCCCCTTGGGCCCGGTCGCCACTCCACTCCTCGCTGGTGCCCCTGTACATCTCGGCCTGGCCCTCGGGGATATACACGGCCCTGCTCAAAAAgtcctccttggcgatgTAGGCGCCGCGCAGCCAGCGCGACCCGCCGCGGCCGGCGTCAAACGCCGTCCGGCCGTGCATGGTGCGCAGGTTGTCGAAGAGCACGCACTCGCCCGGCTCCATCTTGTAGCTgtgcacggcggcggcgtcgttgACCAGGCCCTCGAACAGCCGGGCGGCCTCGATCCAGCCCGTGATGTCCTGCCCCGCGTTGCCTTCGGCGTGGCCGTCCGTGTAGCCGCCCTGGAACGGCGGCGACCAGTACACGCCCGcgaagccgccgtcgccgccgacgtccaCGACGGGCCGGTCGGCGTGGTAGAAGTGCCCGTGCTTGTCGTACTGGTAGGGCACCCTGTGCTGCGCCAGGCTGGCCAtcttgctgccgctgccagcGACAAAGGGCCACAGGAGGCGGCCGACGCGCTCGCCGTCGCTGAAGAGCGACTCGCCGCCCGAGCACGAGTTCTCCATGCAGTGCAGGACCTGGATCATGGGCGGCGGCTGCAGGTAGCACAGGTCCTGGTGCAGGCCGAGGTAGCCGCTCGTGTAGGCGACGTTTTCGGCGTTGGGCTTGGCGCGCACGTCAAAGGTGCGGCCGTAGAAGGTCTCGcggatgttggcgatgcgcgTCGTGACGTGCACGACGGACGCCTCGTCGCGCGGCACGTTCTTCAGGTAGACGATGCCCAGGCGGCAGACGTCGATGACGGCGTCCCAGAAGCGGCTGCCGCCTTGCATGAACTCGGCGTAGTCTATCTTGCGGACGTGCTTGCTCAGGGTGGCGGCGTCCCAGTACTGGACGCCCGTGCGGCGGAGGATGCTGTTCTTCGAGGCTGGGCTGGACGAGGTTCGCTTGAGAGAGGAGCCGAGCTGGTGCCAGGGGAGGATCATCTCGTGGCCTGGGAATCGGGGGATGTCGTTGGAGAAGCTGATGGCTAGGCCCGAGTCGGTCGGCCGGACGGACGAAATGCCCACGTTGGGGGGGATCTCGATGCTCGCAAAGCTCTTCTGTCCGGACGAGGGGTCCTTG harbors:
- the SGT1 gene encoding Protein SGT1, with translation MSHITQANQGLAAAEAQNWDEAITKLSKALQSSTNPAWLLARSKALVNVKRYEEALDDANLAFHKSYERNKRDLMIDAHYRRAVAYFRLGQYANADCCAIYAMRLVKGHAALEKEDVRAANSDHDGFWKPTAADAMAEAREDPFNQTKPEGAMSAQPAHVGDWRRASTLRIQALAAMKKLPADDEARQATAPLVPERKELAALKADDKDMEGTTKNDVAAQKPAIPSDAPLRLQDFQTNTAMSVSIFSKGVDKEKLQVKFLPESVHLNPLVYPNGDEKEFLLETFAEIEPSSSGYTVTPSKVELRLVKKLPGKWSRVTKESPGTKEATEKDEESQALKDARRRAMDEADAKTKDEKPTAATTQPEASKVKATTDSGPAYPSSSRTGPKNWDKIGADEDEEEETGPNDFFKKLFKGATPDQQRAMTKSFVESNGTSLSTDWSDVGSRTVETIAPEGVEAKKW